TGGGCCTGCTCATGCAGCCAAGCTTCAGCCTTTGAAGAAGACAAAGCCAAGAAGGTAAACCAAACAAATGCCAGTTTAAAAACCAAACTTGCCGATTATGTTTTGTAACACAAAGGGAAAAAGTAGCCTTGGGGAAATACCAATAATCAGACCATATCTGATTGGTTGCAAAAAATGCAAGAAACCCACAGTGACACTGACCAACTGTGTGGTGCCTTCACATTTGGGATAATGATTTGCAGTGTTGGTGGGAGCCATGTTGGTCTCCAAATATGAAAAAGATGAGactggtgaggtaatatcttttattggaccaacttttggtGATGGAAGACACAGACttctgagctacacagagctgccCTTTGGGTCTGGGGTAGAAAACAGAGCATTTGAGCTAAACAAGTGGGGACAGATGGAGTAATGCATACTGGAGGAGGTCTCTTGAAATGGTAGGTAATGGAGGATTGGATTCTTCTGCATATAGGATTTTAAGAGGGCAGTTAGAGGTAGCCAGCAGCAAGGTGTGTTATAAATGGTTGCAATGACCTCtaaaacaagcagccctggtaAATCCCTGATTTCTGGTGTTCAGCGGTTATAAGTTTAAGTTCCCAGGCTTGCCTTTTCAAGGTGGCGTGGAGTTTTCTCAAGGACACTACTGAAAGACTAAAACACGGACATATACGcagatctcatagagctggaagggaccttgagaggtcagagtCAAGTCTCCTGAACTCACAgtaggacttatcaccatccctgagagatttatttatttatttagttaaatCTAACcgtcccagacccttgaaaggccccctcaaggactgaattcacaaccccgggtttacaaggccaatgctgagGTACAGAATAATTGGTTTGTGAGAAGCGTTCACCTGCAGCAGATATGGTGGTTCTGTCCTCTACTACTTCTCTGGATGAGTTAATTCAGGAGCTAAGTTACTTGTTAGTGGGGTATTTGATGCACTGGATGAGGTACAGCACATGGGGCAACAGGCCTGTGCAGGATCAACGACTCTTCAAAGATTTGTTGGCCGGTGCtgatcactgcagcagcagcggtATCTCTAAGTTTTGCATGTTATTCTGGCAGAGTCTGGTACTGCTTCAAGCTGGTATGTCCTGACCTGTGGGATGCAAGCTCCTGCTGATGAAGAGTTGGACAAGGTTGGGGGATTGCTCAAAGGGCAAAAGAGGGAGTTCAGGAAatttctttcaggatgtggtCCTCATCCGGTATGGGTCATACTTATTTGAGGACATTTGGTAGAGATTCTAGTGTGGGGTGGTAGGTAACAAGGAGTGTGAGGTGAGCAGCTTGCAACTTTAAGCATGTTTAGGTGTCTATTCCCGACTTTCTTTGGAGCAAATTCCAAGGTGGCTGAGTGCCTGGCTGTAGAAAACGGAGCTTTTGGGTGTGTCTGGGTAGCTTTGGACCTCTAGAGGCAAGAGTTGTGATCAATGGCTTCTTGTATACAATTGTTTGTACAGTTTTCATGTTGAAGCTGATTGTCGTGTCCAGGAAGCTGGGGTTGGCGTGAGAGTTTGATGAATGGCTGGCAGTTAGGGAAACTGAGGGAATTTGAAGCTTTTACCCAGTGAAAATATCATTGAAGTATGTCAGGTAAATTGTTAgttttgtggtgcattttttcAGAAGCTTTTCCTCACAGGGGTCCATGAAGAGACTGGTACTGTGGGGAGCCCCCGAGTTCCCCTGCTTGGGGAAAGTGTTTGTTACGGACATCCTTAGTAGGGTGACAATGACATGGATGAGTTTAGCAGTGTGCTTGGGGTGGATTTCCAAACATTGTGTGTTATCTTGTATTGAGCAATGTTtgtcaaactaatttggccatggtaacagagagggagccgtgctagtctatatactatcaaaacaaaaaagcagtcaagtagcactttaaagactaacaaaataatttattaggtgagttttcgtgggacagacccacttcttcagatcatagccatttggccatggaacacttgtgtgcttggaatatattgatggaataCAAATGTGCTGATCCAGGGCTGGAAAGGTTTCAGACGGAAAAATTGCagcacataatgctcaaaagttgatttaaaagagttagtttttTTAGGTGTCTTAtttcacagagaacaaaaaataagagtatatcatctgaatgaacaactaatgtccttctgataggaggatagttagcaaccctataattaagtataaatatGAAAAATTAAGTGCAAACCCAAAACAgcaatataacagccaaaagaaggatgcgTATGTTGTTGTTTTGTACAAAaccagaaaggacaatattgtttaagaagaactgtccttccttaaagcttaaactttatgaaaaaaatgcaaaacagatTAGGTAcggaaaattttaaaatgttgtgtttttataaattttttttttttttttttttttttttacagtaaactACAGGAAAATAAAAGTAAGTAACTTTTGACAgtgttttaatgggaagagtgtttgtGCATCTCTGTTTTAGCATAGTTATGTAACTTGTGCTATTATGACTGCGTTGTAAgtattaatatacctacagtcTAAATGCTATTCAAATACCTGAGTATTTTTGATACATGCTAATTTCTATTTTAGAAGGAAGAATATccctagcatttttttttttttttgaacggAACACCTATTCATATTGCACGGAACACAGTTTGGAAAATGCTGTATTAGAGACGACATCGatgtcctcttgaggtcccttacagttctcaaatgtacctgtgtgtgtgtttatgttttTGACTGTCTGCCGCTGATCTGCTGATGCCTTGAAAGCAGGAAGCCCAATTTCCCATAGATTTTTTGTTGTCAATATGCACCACTATAGAGATTATATTGTCTGCGCTCAAAAACTCAATTCTCTGATGACCAACACCCCTCGGAAAAAACCCCACATAGGTACAACAAACACACTCAAACCCTTTGCCTTGGTCTCCATCTCCTTTAGTTTGGTCTGAGGGAAGCAAGAGGAACCACTCAGTTTTAAATATATCCTTCCTGTTGTTTTATCCACCTGACTGCaatccccccacccttctccttCCCAAGAGGAGTTCCAATCCCAACCCATTCAGGCTGACATTGTGAAACAAGCCCAAGTGAAATTCATTCACTTAAATTCATTGCAATGCCAGGGTGAAATTCCAGCAGTTCCCACCTGTTTGGAGTCACCACAGAACTTCTCTAAGGCTTTCTTACAATTTACGAAGGAATAACCGGTTTTCTTCCTGAGCTTCACCAGCAGCTCCTTATCCCCTGCGAAGGTGGGGAGGCCAGCGTGAAAGAGAAGTTGCTGGGAAACAACCtgctggagaagagaaaacagtTGAAGTCACATGAAAGAGAGGCCCTGGGTGAGCTCAAGACAGGGGCAAGGAACAGCCTCCAGCAGGGCATGAGTGGGCTGGATGcactcaaccccctgccctgcagcatggcACAGCAGTAACCTAAggatcctcccccacccccagtgctcccAAGGGATTCAGGCGCCTCACTACCTCCCACCCACCACGCTGCGGGTTCATGCACAGGGTCggtccccgggggggcgggggggagctgccTGTCTCAGCACCAACCGAGCTCAGCCCttactgccccccgccccctgttcCCAGGGGTTTCAGGCGcctgcctcccaccctgctgggggTTTAGGCACAGGCTGAGCAGCGGGGTGGGGTCACCGCGCCCCACGGGCAGAAGggagccctccccgccccccaagttCGGAAGCGGGGTCTGAGGAAGGAACCCCAAGCGTCCTGCCCCGCCAGAAGCCAGCTTAGGCCGGAGGGGGaggggccccagccccctcaccggCCGCGACCGGGCCCCCCCGCGCAGGGGGCCGCAAACGCCGCTCAGCGCCGCCCGCTGCATGCCGCTGCCCCCGGGGCCGGCCGCCGCGTCGCGCACTTAATGCGTCACGCCGCGCGCCGCGTGCGCAACAGCTACCACTCCTCGCCCCCGCCTCCCTGCAGTGCCGGCCTATCACGTCGGCGCCGTGACCCCTGGCGGAGGTGATGGGACGATAGCACAGGGTGACATCAGCCAATGGCAGGGAAGCGGGGGAAACGAACAGCCGTTTTATTGGCTGATAGAGCAGTGAGGGCGGGACCAAACCGTCTTTCTtcacctggccccagcagccccagcccagtctTGTGACTGTAGGTTAccagggcgccccgggggggcgggtggagccaggagtcctgactgccctccccccacctgccacagaacccaggagtcctgagacCCCAGCCTccactttccccttcactaccaCTAATCATAGGCAGTGAGAAGGGGAGACGATCTACCAAGTGGgtttttacccacagaagcttatgcccaactaaatcttcccttttttttaatgggaaggattctttcaaaaaatgggatttactttcgaaagagcagtgcctacagtggctttcttctgtggaaagaagctcttttgaaattagaatatgcaaacaggATGACAAATGTAtacataatttgcattttaattaacctcatttgcatacctctttcaaaagaggaatgcaagtgtagacacacctttcgTCTTTCAGATTCCACCAGACtccttttgtttttgcagatgctaACACTGATAGCTGCTCCATGTAACCCAACTAGACTGCCAGCAGGGCCCAGAGAGACTTTTCCCAACAGTGCAAGAACCCATGTCCGACGAGCCCTGGTACTGCACATGCTGACATGCACCTGTGATGGAGCCCCAAGACTTTCCCCAGGAAGGGAACATGAGTTACAAGGTAGGCGTGGGCACTTGGAAAGCAAGCAGCCCTATAGTCACCACCCCTCCAGCGTACCTATGGGCAGGCACAGAAGTGCCACTGCTCCCTCCTCTGCATAAAGCAGCTGTGCTTGTGGCAGAGTCCAAGCATTCCCACAGGCTGTGCAACTTAAAGCTCCTCCAGAATATAATGAGCACACGCACATTCATCTTCATTTAAATAAGCTCCATGTTAGAACATTCATCACCTATTACAGAAGGCAGGTGTCCTGTGCACAAGCAGACGCTGGGATTCCACTGCCTAAGACTGCTTCCGGGGAGTACAAAATGATTTCTAGTCATTTACAGTTTGATTTtaatgcttttttcccctcccccacaactcccaAGGAGGAGAGTGACACATGAGATCCAATATTAATTCAAATATGAAAAGTTACAAAAATATATTTAGCTGAATAATATAAATAAGGCACTATTGTGTCTCTTAAGAGACAATGCTCTTGCTAGTTGTTACAAGTCACTTGGCCTTTCAGTGGCTTGGAAGGCCAGGGGCCCAGGGACAGGACCAATACAGCCATCCCCTTAAAGCTCTTGGCTTTTAGAACTTCCACTGACAGTAAAAAAAACTGACTCCCTCATTGTCTAGGTCTGGATCACTGCTCCAACCCAGGTCCTCTACCCAGATTTGGGGTGGCTGCTATTGTCTTGGGTCCAGGGTGCCGGCAGAAAGGAGAAAACTGGACCATAAACATCCTCAGCTAGGAGGAGTCAGCACAACCACGTGCAACATTTTGGCTGTTAGTCATTCATTTAGCTGGTTTTATAGTGCTGGTATAAAAAGCTGGTTTTAAAAAAGTTGGGAAAACCCCAAGGCCATATTGTGTCTGCCCCTTTCTCCCCAAGGGGAAAGGTCTGCCCCACCCTCAGCTACTCTGCTTGCTGGTGACTCTGTATATATTAATGTTCTCATTTTCATCTCTGTGGGCCAGTTCTGAAGTAAAGTGCAATGGGAGCAGTCGCTCATAAAACACAGCCGTGCTGTGCTCCTGCCGCATTTTGGAAGACAGGTAGATGGTTGAATGCGAACCACACAGGTGCTGGAGAGTCCTGATTAGCAGGGGGTATGTGTCTTTCAGATAGACTACGTCTGCACCCAGGATGAAGTCGTAATCCCTCGGGAACTCCTCGTGGTTCAAACCCCATGACAGAGCACAAACTCTGGCCCGAACTGAATCCTCTGCAGGTATGTTCCTATTGACGTTCTCCTGTATCTGCTTCAAGGCTAGAGGGAGATCTGTGATTGTTACTTCTCCACCTGCAAAAGACAAGAGCAAGCCAAAAAAAATTGGTGAGGCTTAGCAGGAAAATCCAACCCTCCTGGTGTGCATTAGTAGGATGCGACATGATTTTCTATTAGCCCCCTGGATCCATAACCCTGCAATACTTCCATGTGTCTCATCCTGAGtctatcagtgttccctgtaggctgagtgcttgggcagccactcaggagagactcaggagccgcccagatgattagcaagGTGCCCACTGCTGCCAggatgtgtttccactggtggtgcacatccacacgccttggtgcacatcacatttattctgcacttggatggaaaacattagagagaacactgctatCTCTAGCTACTAGCTAATGCAGGGCACTCCCCACCCCTGTACATCCCTCTCCTGACCCACAATGCTTCAGCTCCCCTGGCAAGCAACTGCACATACCAAGCAGGGTAACGAGGATGCCCACGATACCCGTCCCAGCGCCCAGCTCTATcaccttcttgccccagaagTTGAGCTTCTGCTCCTCAAAATATTTGCACAGGGTCACAGCCTTCAGTGCAGAGATGAGAAGGGCAGATGTATAGATGGAGAATGAGGCCATCCAGTGACATATGGAACAGGAGAACAAAAGCATAAGGAGACAGATACTCTCGCATTGACTCTACATTGATAGATTTGGGGGAAAAACTTCCTCTAAAGGCTGGTTATTCCATAGCAGCCTGTTACAGGGCTTctttgagtcccagcttgacaagatcctggctgaggtgacttaggtggagttgatcctgcttgaagcaggggctggactaggtgacctcctgaagtccctttcagccctacgAGTCTATGTTTCTTGCACATGTCTGACAAAGATGAGATTCTAAGCTAGATGGGTCCCAGATCTACTCTTCCACAAAATCACCTAACTTGCAGCTGGAGAACAGGAATTTTGGAGTAGAGGAACAATTAAGAGGCTGCCGCTTTCCAAGGCTAGGGCCATCTCTGGAGCTGTACAGACAGCCCCCACCTTATCCGATGaaccagctgctccccacctatggagcaccaggacacccctatcTCTACAGTCACACACCTCCGCTATGAGCTGAGCTGCTAGCCCCTGCATGCATGCGCTCTGTGaaccccaaccccacagcccgAAGGTTTCCAGTCaaccccccacactccagctctTCCCTACGGCTTTGTCAGACATCTTATTATTTCCCCCTTGCCCCCTGTACCTAAGACAACCCTCCTCAGAGCCTCCTAATCTCCCACTTAATCCTCCTGCTGCACCCTAGAGCTCCTTAGCCCCCACTCTGCACCAGCCCCCCATTTCACCCCCTACTAACCCAACCCTCCCAGCCAGCGTCCCCTTCCACCCTCACCGCCTCCCAGACGGGCGCTGCCACCCCGAGCCGGGCCCCGTGGTGCTGGCCGATGGTTAACACGTGGCCGCAGAAGCTGTAGCTGGTCTCCTCGGGGAAGGCGTCAGCGAAGAGCTCGAGCTCCCGGGGGAACACGGCCTCCAGCCCCTCGGGGGTGGCCTCTAGCAGCACCCGAACAGCCCCCGGTCCGCCCAGCTCCACGTGGGAGAAAGGCGGCTGCCCGGACGCAGCCATCTTGCAGGAGGCGGTCCCACCCTCCGCCTTCCGATTGGATAAGCGGAGCTATTCAGATGCTCCCATTGGAGGACGAGATCCAGGGGGCGGAGCCTAGTTCTCCTCATGTGGAGCCGGTGGTCCATCCTTGGCCGTTGCTAGGCGTTTGTTTCTATGGAGCGTCATCGTTACAGCATCCAAGCAAGGCCGAACCTGGCTAGAGATCCGCCGCACCTAGAAAGCAGTTGGGGCACAAAGAGGGGCTGGGCCCCAGCAAAATTTTGCACTCGTTTGTTATTAATTATTACGTTAGCCACAAGGAGTGCTAATCACAGAACAAGGCCCAGCATGCACTCTCCAGGCATCTCATGTCCCTCCAGCAAAGGGCACACCACAGTCCCTGCAGCTCACTATATCACTAATGTGGCTATTCGGGGCTAACAACATCGTGTGATTTCCTCAGGGGTGAACCTAACTTAAAATTTGTCCTATTacaacccaggtccctgcctgCTGTTTCCAAgctgtaattaaaataaaaaatgccaacacataaaaacaaaataagacaTTCTAAGAAAGAAAGATGTAATTGTTTTATATaataaatgcttttctagcctttttctgtaCAAATGCATGAATTATTGAGGAAAACTCTAGCTTCTGTGCAATGTCATAGATTATATTAAGCACGAcaagcccattccagtgctcttGTCCCATAGCTGAATGGTGACAGTGTCTCTCGTGTTTACCATTCAGACCCCCTTTGaacttgaggccaaggccaaatggctcTCATGGTCCCCCCCTCTGATTGGCCCTGGCAGGCCCCCATGGCTTTGGgcggctgtacaaacacagacaaGAAGCTGCTCCTTTCCTCATCGCACTTACAATCCATTTTCCATCAGGCGCGTCGTCAGCCCAGAATGGTGCCTCCAATGTAAACACTTTAGACACTATCACTGTTCAACTGTGGGACAAGAGCATTTGAATGGGATTGCCATGATTACTATCATCCGTGACACTGCCCACAAGCTTGAGTTTTCTTCAATAATTAATGCATGTACGCAGAAAAAGCatttgtaaataaaatactcaGGGGGTCACTCCCAGGCCTCTAGCCTCTTTCTATGTGACTGGGATCAGAGGGCAAGAGCCCCTCACTAGCTGCCATCCCTTTCTCCACGGACAGCCACCTGTGCTGAGCCACAAGGATGATAGTGCCACCGTGCAGGCACATTGCAGTTAAATGCTTACCCAGCAGGGCAGTGCCTTGGgaccccacctccaaacagccAGCCCTGCTTGTTCAGGAGATATAATTAGGCCAGCAAATAGGTGAAGAGCTAATTACTGCCTTCATTTGAGGACTCTAGCTTGGCATCTTCATTGTTTATCCATGCTCACCAGGGACTTCCACTCCAGGTTCAGCATGCTGCTCAAAACATCTCACATCCTGCTAGTTAGGGGCACACCACTTTCCCTGCAGCTCACTATATCACTAACGTGGCTACCCAGGGCTAACAATGTTGTGTAAGTTCCCAAGAGTGAAACTAACTTAACACATCTTACTGGCACAGTCCTACTGCAACCCAGATCCGTGCCGGCTgcgccacagctcagccagctcttctgGAGCTGTGCACCCAGATGTACCCACTTAATTTCACCCCTGGATTTTCCCATTATAAGCCATCTGCAGGCACCGTTATACTTACACATCCTAGCTTCACAGTACCAATTGCTTCCTGAGCTCTACACAAGGAAGAATGTGTCCTAAGCCTCACACTGCCAGCCCCAAACTCATCGGACATCTGATGAGGGCATTTAGTGGAATGGGCTGAGAATTAATGTTGTCTGCAGCTGGGAGTAGGGATGTTAAAGAGCAAGTAATCTGGCAGCTGAGTAACTGCCAACATTTCTGGTGGTTACTCAGGTAATTGCTTCCCTTTCCTccactgctctgcatttaaaaggctcagctgcaccctggctggctcagcttctgttccTGCCATGGGGATTgggctcttcccctctcccctgctgctctgtatTTAAATGCCATCTagtagggaaggggtggagtggggcaagGGTCCAATCCCCATAGGGAGGACAGAAATTGAGCTAGCCTGTGtgcagctcagccttttaaacaCAGAGTACCAAGGGCTGGGAAGAGGGGGACAGAAGCAGAACCAACCTGTGTGCTGGCTCAGTCTTTTAcacgcagagcagcagcaggggaaactGCCTGATCCTGGCACAACcagggacagaggctgagccAGACACTCCTTATTTGCTTGAGGAATGGGGGAGCTGCAAGTAATTGGTAGCattgtgtggatactctcttaCATCCCTTGCTGGGAGAAGGACATGATGAGCTAAGCATGAGGCTTATTGCGAAAGGAATCAGAACCTGGGATGGGGTAGGTTTTAAACTCTCTCACTGGGGACCATCACTTGCAGCTCCTTCAAGagagggcacagagccctggctgaaCACTGGGCATCTACCCAGGGAACAAGAGACCTAtatcagccccctgctctgtctagcccagtagcctgtctctGACAGCGGCCAGCACCAGCTTCATCAAAGGAAAGTATAAGAACCCCACAACAGCAGAGGCCGTGGGATAATCTGTCTCCCTCATTTGGTTTTATCCTGATTGCTATATCTCGCAGCTTAGTTCAGTAGCATGAGGTTTGATACCCTTTCCATATTTTTATTATCCATACCAACATCAGATGCTCTTTGAATCTTTCCAAGCTCTTAACCTCAATAATATCCCATGGTCATGAATTCCAGAGGCTAAGTGCCATTCCTTTCACCCAGAGTTGAATTTTCTTTGTAGATATTTCTGTCTGCATAGTCCATCATGGGGGAGACGat
This sequence is a window from Carettochelys insculpta isolate YL-2023 chromosome 29, ASM3395843v1, whole genome shotgun sequence. Protein-coding genes within it:
- the EEF1AKMT3 gene encoding EEF1A lysine methyltransferase 3, producing the protein MAASGQPPFSHVELGGPGAVRVLLEATPEGLEAVFPRELELFADAFPEETSYSFCGHVLTIGQHHGARLGVAAPVWEAAVTLCKYFEEQKLNFWGKKVIELGAGTGIVGILVTLLGGEVTITDLPLALKQIQENVNRNIPAEDSVRARVCALSWGLNHEEFPRDYDFILGADVVYLKDTYPLLIRTLQHLCGSHSTIYLSSKMRQEHSTAVFYERLLPLHFTSELAHRDENENINIYRVTSKQSS